In one window of Sphingobacteriaceae bacterium DNA:
- the thrS gene encoding threonine--tRNA ligase — protein MANNAAAGEMLEITLPDGSKRQYPRGTLLADIVKDIGPGLARAALAVRLNGRVLELFRPLEEGGELAVLTFDDEDGRYSYRHTASHVLAQAVKRLFPEAKLGIGPPIEDGFYYDIDVGRPLTPDDLEKIEAEMERIRQEDLPLERFELPREEAIRLMEEKGETYKVELIHDLPPDEVISFYRQGEFVDLCRGPHVASTGRLKHLKLLHVAGAYWRGDESQPMLQRIYGTAFERKQDLEQFLWRREEAKRRDHRRLGPELDLFHFDDVAPGYVFWHPKGTIIYNELVNFSRQLQEGHGYQEVRTPDVMKVELWQRSGHWDYYRENMFLAQQEDTLYGVKPMNCPGHCLIFRSRVRSYRELPLRLAEYGHLSRFERSGALHGLLRVRGMVQDDAHLFITPEQIEDEIAHCLQLVEAVYGRTFEVPYEIDLSTRPEEFMGDPALWDRAEAMLESALNKAGRRYNVAPGEGAFYGPKLDFHFTDSLGRRWQCATVQLDFQMPEKFDLTYVGTDGRPHRPVMIHRAILGTLERFIGVLIEHYAGAFPTWLSPVQVKVMPVSQGHRAYAQEVVDALERRGVRVVLDDRDEKLGYKIRQAQAEKVPYMLVVGDREAAEETVSVRSRDGGDVGSMPLGDFAAAVAREIRERHNRLTIGAPAAAGAKSKAD, from the coding sequence ATGGCCAATAATGCCGCGGCAGGAGAAATGCTGGAAATTACCCTTCCCGACGGCAGCAAACGCCAATACCCCCGCGGTACCCTTCTGGCGGACATCGTCAAGGACATCGGCCCCGGCCTGGCCCGGGCCGCCCTGGCCGTGCGCCTCAACGGCCGGGTGCTGGAACTGTTCCGCCCCTTGGAAGAAGGGGGCGAACTCGCCGTCCTGACCTTCGACGACGAGGACGGCCGCTACTCCTACCGGCACACCGCCAGCCACGTCCTGGCCCAGGCGGTGAAGCGCCTGTTCCCCGAGGCCAAGCTGGGCATCGGCCCGCCCATCGAGGACGGCTTCTACTACGACATCGACGTGGGCCGGCCCCTGACCCCCGACGACTTGGAAAAGATCGAAGCCGAGATGGAGCGCATCCGGCAGGAAGATTTGCCCTTGGAGCGCTTTGAGCTTCCCCGGGAGGAAGCCATCCGGTTGATGGAGGAAAAGGGCGAGACCTATAAGGTGGAGCTGATCCACGACCTGCCGCCCGACGAAGTCATCTCCTTCTACCGGCAGGGGGAGTTCGTCGACTTGTGCCGGGGCCCCCACGTGGCCTCCACGGGGCGGCTGAAGCACCTGAAACTGCTCCACGTGGCCGGCGCCTACTGGCGGGGCGACGAGTCCCAGCCCATGCTGCAACGCATCTACGGCACCGCCTTCGAGCGGAAGCAGGATCTGGAGCAGTTCCTGTGGCGCCGGGAGGAAGCCAAGCGGCGGGACCACCGGCGCCTGGGCCCCGAACTGGATTTGTTCCATTTCGACGATGTGGCCCCGGGCTACGTTTTCTGGCATCCCAAGGGAACCATCATTTATAACGAGCTGGTCAACTTCTCCCGGCAGCTGCAGGAAGGCCACGGCTACCAGGAAGTGCGCACCCCCGACGTGATGAAGGTGGAGCTGTGGCAGCGGTCGGGCCACTGGGACTACTACCGGGAGAACATGTTCCTGGCCCAGCAGGAAGACACCCTGTACGGCGTCAAGCCCATGAACTGCCCGGGCCACTGCCTCATCTTCCGCTCCCGGGTCCGGTCCTACCGGGAACTGCCCCTGCGCCTGGCCGAGTACGGCCACCTGTCCCGGTTCGAGCGCTCCGGCGCCCTCCACGGGCTGCTGCGGGTGCGGGGCATGGTCCAGGACGACGCCCACCTGTTCATCACCCCGGAGCAGATCGAGGACGAAATCGCCCACTGTCTCCAGTTGGTGGAGGCCGTCTACGGCCGTACCTTCGAAGTTCCTTATGAAATCGATCTGTCCACCCGCCCCGAGGAGTTCATGGGCGACCCCGCCCTGTGGGACCGGGCCGAGGCCATGCTGGAGTCGGCCTTGAACAAGGCCGGCCGGCGGTACAACGTGGCCCCCGGCGAAGGGGCCTTCTACGGCCCCAAGCTGGACTTCCACTTCACCGACTCCCTGGGCCGCCGCTGGCAGTGCGCCACCGTCCAGCTGGATTTCCAGATGCCCGAGAAGTTCGACCTGACCTATGTGGGCACCGACGGGCGCCCCCACCGGCCCGTCATGATCCACCGGGCCATCCTGGGCACCTTGGAGCGGTTCATCGGCGTGCTCATCGAGCACTACGCCGGCGCCTTCCCCACCTGGCTGTCGCCGGTGCAGGTGAAGGTCATGCCCGTCAGCCAGGGGCACCGGGCTTACGCCCAGGAGGTGGTGGACGCCCTGGAGCGCCGGGGAGTCCGGGTCGTCTTGGACGACCGGGATGAGAAGCTGGGCTACAAGATCCGCCAGGCGCAGGCTGAGAAGGTGCCCTACATGCTGGTGGTGGGCGACCGGGAAGCGGCGGAGGAGACGGTATCCGTGCGCAGCCGGGACGGGGGCGACGTTGGCAGCATGCCCCTGGGCGACTTCGCGGCGGCCGTCGCCCGGGAGATCCGGGAGCGCCACAACCGGCTCACCATCGGCGCCCCGGCAGCCGCCGGGGCCAAGTCCAAGGCCGATTGA
- a CDS encoding putative sporulation protein YtxC encodes MIHHVIIGSPGHHEPWQHLQPSLANTLKGMEQICGVRAHLEEHRSEPGGVLIACRFHGPREEAPLAALCRQWVVDALAEFFVLHWEGSMVRRLVEDARDDLSPREAAAVARTALDFLTVAPPSGRRLQSLGRRAFIAQRLQDFLAENDQIHLEGFVTFRLKEYMVWLEEAVQRALDDFLLDREYREFIKVLKVFVDHQEARVGLVHVIRGPGGRGFALAHEDGEILSQDALAEMVADVAQGEIHYGDLLISALISIAPQRLLLHKPHAYLPAETVETIKGIFAGRVSTCRGCRTCRGHHSSP; translated from the coding sequence GTGATCCACCACGTCATCATCGGTTCCCCCGGGCACCACGAGCCGTGGCAGCACCTCCAGCCGAGTCTGGCCAATACCTTGAAGGGCATGGAGCAAATCTGCGGCGTGCGGGCCCACTTGGAGGAGCACCGGTCCGAACCCGGCGGCGTGCTGATCGCCTGCCGCTTCCACGGGCCCAGAGAAGAAGCGCCCCTGGCGGCCCTCTGCCGCCAATGGGTGGTGGATGCCCTGGCGGAGTTTTTCGTCCTCCATTGGGAGGGCAGCATGGTGCGCAGGCTGGTGGAGGATGCCCGGGACGACCTGTCCCCCAGGGAGGCGGCCGCCGTGGCCCGGACGGCCTTGGATTTCCTGACCGTGGCGCCTCCGTCGGGCCGCCGGCTCCAATCCCTGGGGCGGCGGGCCTTCATCGCCCAGCGGCTCCAGGACTTTCTGGCGGAAAACGATCAAATTCACCTGGAAGGGTTCGTCACCTTTCGCCTGAAGGAATACATGGTGTGGCTGGAGGAGGCCGTCCAGCGGGCCCTGGACGACTTCCTCCTGGACCGGGAATACCGGGAATTCATCAAGGTTCTAAAGGTATTCGTGGACCATCAGGAAGCGCGGGTAGGGCTGGTCCACGTCATCCGCGGCCCCGGCGGCAGGGGATTCGCCCTGGCCCACGAAGACGGGGAAATCCTCAGCCAGGACGCCTTGGCGGAAATGGTGGCGGACGTGGCCCAGGGCGAGATACATTACGGCGACCTGCTGATCAGCGCCCTCATCAGCATCGCCCCCCAGCGGCTTTTGCTGCACAAGCCCCATGCCTACCTGCCGGCAGAAACGGTGGAGACCATCAAAGGCATTTTCGCCGGCCGGGTCTCCACTTGTCGGGGGTGCCGGACCTGCCGGGGACACCACAGTTCTCCCTGA
- the infC gene encoding translation initiation factor IF-3, with translation MNERIRAREVRLIDGDGQQLGVMPLEEALQRAYERGLDLVEVAPNARPVVCRIMDYGKFKYEQAKKDREARRHQKVITVKEVKMRPNINEHDFQVKLRNALRFLSEGAKVKCSIMFRGREIVRREKGRQVLERLAEELAEHGVVERHPTMEGRNMVMVMAPKADKSAG, from the coding sequence GTGAACGAGCGTATTCGCGCCCGTGAAGTGCGGCTCATCGACGGCGACGGCCAGCAACTGGGGGTAATGCCCCTGGAAGAAGCCTTGCAGAGGGCCTACGAGCGGGGTTTGGACCTGGTGGAAGTGGCGCCCAACGCAAGGCCTGTCGTCTGCCGCATCATGGACTACGGCAAGTTCAAGTATGAGCAGGCCAAGAAGGATCGGGAGGCCCGCCGTCACCAAAAAGTTATTACCGTTAAAGAAGTGAAAATGCGCCCCAACATCAACGAACACGACTTCCAGGTGAAGCTGCGCAATGCCCTCCGCTTTTTGTCCGAAGGCGCAAAAGTGAAGTGCAGCATCATGTTCCGGGGCCGGGAAATCGTCCGCCGGGAGAAGGGACGCCAGGTGCTGGAGCGGCTGGCGGAAGAGCTGGCCGAGCACGGCGTGGTGGAACGCCATCCGACCATGGAAGGCCGCAACATGGTCATGGTCATGGCTCCCAAGGCCGACAAGTCAGCGGGTTAA
- a CDS encoding DUF445 family protein, which yields MPDLPGTPQFSLTKTLFWLLYPGAGALIGWLTNWMAIRLLFRPHKPVGIGPWRLQGLLPRRRRDLALTVAQVVERELLSSQDLMERLAGAAARTRLVDALAAGLAAAVEQRLPLPLPGPLTGWLHKAARSEAQRFVDRQLPGLLRHWLADLQVASLIQERLDSLDIDEMEQLVHRLARQELRYIELMGALVGGLVGMVQALLVHYI from the coding sequence GTGCCGGACCTGCCGGGGACACCACAGTTCTCCCTGACCAAGACGCTTTTTTGGCTCCTTTACCCCGGGGCCGGAGCATTGATCGGCTGGCTGACCAACTGGATGGCCATCCGGCTCCTCTTCCGGCCCCATAAGCCCGTGGGCATCGGGCCCTGGCGGCTCCAGGGCCTGCTGCCCCGGCGCCGCCGTGACCTGGCCCTCACGGTAGCCCAGGTGGTGGAGCGGGAACTCCTTTCCTCCCAGGACTTGATGGAGCGGCTGGCGGGTGCCGCGGCCCGGACCCGCCTGGTGGACGCCCTGGCCGCCGGCCTGGCGGCGGCGGTGGAGCAGCGGCTGCCCCTGCCCCTGCCCGGGCCTTTGACCGGCTGGCTCCACAAAGCCGCCCGGTCCGAAGCCCAGCGCTTCGTGGACCGGCAGCTGCCCGGCCTGCTGCGGCACTGGCTGGCCGACCTCCAAGTGGCGTCCCTGATACAAGAACGGCTGGACTCCCTGGACATCGATGAAATGGAGCAATTGGTCCACCGGCTGGCCCGGCAGGAACTCCGCTACATCGAGTTGATGGGGGCTCTGGTGGGCGGGCTGGTGGGCATGGTTCAGGCCCTGCTGGTGCATTACATTTGA
- a CDS encoding multicopper oxidase domain-containing protein, with the protein MAATQDDERGRGRARRRRAARWPERLRWRPNRWTAVAVVGGLILGLAVVWYQFGLPPRLFGGGTPYDPNTVPREGEQLPVDLWRQIDEAHQERVKAFPAETKGRGGQPLPYRLEDGVKVFELTTEVVQWEVEPGVFREAWAYNGQVPGPEIRVTEGDRVRVHVTNNLPESTTVHWHGQQVVNDQDGVSFVTNPVIPPGSSYTYEFTARPAGTHMYHSHHNSTKQLAKGLLGPLIVEPRDRAAWPAWDKEVTVVLNDGPLGYTLNGKSFPATEPITARPGERVLIRWMNEGAMVHPMHIHGLVYEVIARDGWLLPDAWRADTINIAPGERWDTIVTADNPGKWAIHCHVLPHAEGEHGLFGLTTLFIVEDGEA; encoded by the coding sequence ATGGCGGCAACGCAAGACGACGAAAGGGGGCGGGGCCGTGCCCGGCGCCGGCGGGCGGCACGCTGGCCGGAGCGCCTGCGGTGGCGGCCGAACCGCTGGACGGCGGTGGCCGTGGTGGGCGGTCTCATCCTAGGCCTGGCGGTCGTCTGGTACCAATTCGGCCTGCCGCCCCGCTTGTTCGGCGGCGGCACCCCCTACGACCCCAATACGGTGCCCCGGGAAGGGGAGCAGCTGCCCGTCGACCTCTGGCGGCAAATCGACGAAGCCCACCAAGAGCGGGTCAAGGCCTTCCCGGCGGAAACCAAGGGCCGGGGCGGCCAGCCCTTGCCTTATCGCCTGGAGGACGGGGTCAAAGTTTTTGAGTTGACCACCGAAGTGGTCCAGTGGGAAGTGGAGCCCGGCGTGTTTCGGGAAGCCTGGGCCTACAACGGCCAGGTGCCGGGACCGGAAATCCGGGTGACCGAAGGGGACCGGGTGCGGGTCCACGTGACCAACAACCTGCCCGAGAGCACCACGGTCCACTGGCACGGCCAGCAGGTGGTAAACGACCAGGACGGCGTGTCCTTCGTCACCAATCCCGTCATACCCCCGGGCTCGTCCTACACCTACGAGTTCACCGCCAGGCCGGCGGGCACCCACATGTACCATTCCCACCACAACAGCACCAAGCAGCTGGCCAAGGGGCTGCTGGGCCCCCTGATCGTGGAGCCCCGGGACCGGGCGGCTTGGCCCGCCTGGGACAAGGAAGTCACCGTCGTCCTGAACGACGGCCCCCTGGGCTACACCCTCAACGGCAAGAGCTTCCCCGCCACCGAGCCCATCACGGCCAGGCCCGGGGAGCGGGTGCTCATCCGCTGGATGAACGAGGGGGCCATGGTGCACCCCATGCACATCCACGGCCTGGTCTATGAGGTGATCGCCCGGGACGGCTGGCTCCTGCCGGATGCCTGGCGGGCCGACACCATCAACATCGCCCCCGGCGAGCGCTGGGACACCATCGTCACCGCCGACAACCCCGGCAAGTGGGCCATCCACTGCCACGTGCTGCCCCATGCCGAGGGGGAACACGGCCTGTTCGGGCTGACTACCCTGTTCATCGTGGAGGACGGTGAAGCGTGA
- the rplT gene encoding 50S ribosomal protein L20 encodes MPRVKGGPKGRRRHKKILKLARGAFGRRSKTFRAANQTVMKGLMHAYRDRRRRKREFRRLWITRINAAARLHGLSYSRLMGGLKRAGIEINRKMLADLAVNDAQGFRAVVEAAAQEAKA; translated from the coding sequence ATGCCACGAGTAAAAGGTGGTCCCAAAGGCCGCCGGCGGCACAAGAAGATCCTGAAACTGGCGCGCGGCGCCTTCGGCCGCCGCAGCAAGACCTTCCGGGCAGCCAACCAGACGGTCATGAAGGGCCTGATGCACGCCTATCGTGACCGGCGGCGCCGGAAGCGGGAATTCCGCCGTCTATGGATAACCCGAATCAACGCCGCAGCCCGGCTCCACGGCCTGTCCTACAGCCGGTTGATGGGCGGCCTGAAGCGGGCCGGGATCGAGATCAACAGAAAGATGCTGGCCGACTTGGCCGTCAACGATGCGCAAGGCTTCCGAGCCGTAGTGGAAGCGGCCGCCCAGGAGGCCAAGGCTTAG
- a CDS encoding potassium transporter TrkG, protein MTEDATTPGRAETHSPASFNPARTLVLSFVGAILAGTVLLSLPAAAQDGRPVSILDAFFTATSAVCVTGLTVVDTASTWSPFGQTVIALLIQGGGLGIMTGSLLVAALLGKRITIRDRLVVQQALGEAGTGDVARLFRGVAVTVLGIEAVGMILLFFRGLADMPPARAAYMAFFHSISAFNNAGFDLTGSS, encoded by the coding sequence ATGACTGAAGACGCTACAACGCCGGGGAGGGCGGAAACCCATTCCCCGGCGTCCTTTAATCCAGCCCGGACGCTGGTATTGAGCTTTGTCGGCGCCATTCTGGCAGGCACCGTCCTCCTCAGCCTGCCCGCCGCCGCCCAAGACGGCCGGCCCGTCTCCATCCTGGATGCCTTCTTCACCGCCACTTCCGCCGTCTGCGTCACCGGCCTGACCGTAGTCGACACCGCCTCCACCTGGTCGCCCTTTGGACAAACCGTCATCGCCCTCCTCATCCAAGGGGGCGGGCTGGGCATCATGACGGGATCGCTGCTGGTGGCGGCCCTCCTGGGCAAGCGCATAACCATCCGGGACCGGTTGGTGGTGCAGCAAGCTTTGGGGGAGGCGGGCACCGGCGATGTGGCCCGCCTGTTCCGGGGCGTAGCCGTCACCGTGCTGGGCATTGAGGCGGTGGGCATGATCCTTCTCTTTTTTCGCGGGCTGGCGGACATGCCTCCGGCCCGGGCGGCCTACATGGCCTTTTTCCACAGCATTTCCGCCTTCAACAACGCTGGCTTCGACTTGACGGGCAGCAGC
- the rpmI gene encoding 50S ribosomal protein L35 — MPKMKTHRSAKKRFKRTGSGKWVRRRAFKDHLLTKKPAKRRRRLRKPAVVHPNDAHRLERLLPYA; from the coding sequence ATGCCTAAGATGAAGACCCATCGCAGCGCCAAGAAGCGTTTCAAGCGGACCGGATCGGGCAAGTGGGTGCGTCGCCGGGCCTTCAAGGACCACTTGTTGACCAAGAAGCCGGCCAAGCGGCGCCGGCGCCTCCGGAAGCCGGCCGTCGTCCATCCCAATGACGCCCACCGGTTGGAGCGCCTCCTGCCGTACGCATGA